A single region of the Selenomonas sp. oral taxon 920 genome encodes:
- a CDS encoding copper amine oxidase, which translates to MNKGIFQKMAALTLALLCTGGQAFAAGHGEGTTVMRERGAAQANIRDRVASILGSSEPPRNRVFAPGTSHLMHRWPVESYDTGGTLLFSDSPEYVKESGILYRDTVTGDARVLYYHLNDTAQPKKVAVILETEADLATVSVTRGAAAAPSADYLQVGKATQIGYFDTREMHEHVYVTKERPRLLVPDMNTTVLAPGDLVYGVYDFHTNAPVRVSVIMYGADVDPFAFLRTARVLPRDKVALRGTFRGMNRMITSQKIYRPTTDGTVYFPIGDNVHDIYRRGIDATDGSAVVNYGNYGILYQIRIPTTGRENTRYFLSPLGGVYAGAMRAESGAKSMLLQTPATRPYFGDQTLPEPAQVAQAREEGLLFLTQYTELADLGTYTSAQSVQFEYSPPGASNLPVNIILMPEK; encoded by the coding sequence ATGAATAAGGGAATCTTTCAGAAAATGGCAGCGCTGACGCTCGCGCTGCTCTGCACGGGCGGGCAGGCATTCGCTGCGGGACATGGCGAGGGCACAACGGTCATGCGCGAGCGCGGCGCGGCACAGGCGAATATCCGTGACCGCGTTGCGAGTATCCTCGGGTCGAGCGAGCCGCCGCGCAACCGCGTGTTTGCACCGGGGACATCACATCTCATGCATCGCTGGCCTGTGGAGTCCTACGACACGGGCGGCACACTGCTCTTCTCGGACAGTCCGGAGTATGTCAAGGAGAGCGGCATTCTCTACCGCGATACGGTGACGGGGGATGCGCGCGTCCTCTACTACCACCTGAATGACACCGCACAGCCGAAGAAGGTGGCAGTCATACTCGAGACAGAGGCGGATCTTGCGACGGTGTCCGTGACGCGCGGCGCAGCCGCTGCACCGAGTGCAGATTATCTGCAGGTCGGCAAGGCCACACAGATCGGCTACTTCGACACGCGGGAGATGCATGAGCACGTTTACGTGACGAAGGAGCGTCCGCGCCTTCTCGTGCCCGATATGAATACGACGGTTCTGGCACCGGGGGATCTGGTCTACGGTGTCTATGATTTTCACACAAATGCACCTGTGCGCGTCTCGGTCATCATGTACGGGGCGGATGTGGATCCTTTCGCCTTCCTCCGCACTGCACGCGTGCTGCCGCGCGATAAGGTTGCGCTGCGCGGGACGTTCCGCGGGATGAACCGTATGATCACCTCGCAGAAGATCTATCGCCCCACAACGGACGGCACCGTTTACTTTCCCATCGGCGACAATGTCCACGATATCTACCGCCGCGGCATCGATGCAACGGACGGTTCTGCCGTTGTGAATTACGGCAACTACGGCATTCTCTATCAGATCCGCATCCCGACAACAGGACGCGAGAACACGCGCTACTTCCTCAGTCCTCTGGGCGGGGTCTATGCGGGGGCGATGCGCGCGGAGAGCGGCGCGAAGAGTATGCTGCTTCAGACGCCTGCGACGCGGCCGTATTTCGGTGACCAGACACTGCCGGAGCCGGCGCAGGTGGCGCAGGCACGCGAGGAGGGGCTGCTCTTCCTGACGCAGTACACAGAGCTCGCGGACCTCGGAACCTACACGAGCGCGCAGTCCGTACAGTTCGAGTACTCACCGCCGGGCGCGTCCAATCTGCCGGTAAATATCATTCTCATGCCGGAGAAATAA
- a CDS encoding methyl-accepting chemotaxis protein — MSEETKIDHERLLEAIERIATSTQTVYEAIEQVAKSATELASAGQESVKQAKFLQERNADTIKVIDFITNIAGQTNLLGLNAAIEAARAGEQGRGFAVVAEEVRKLAEQSREATERIQVTLNEMNRAVEDISKSIETTGSISEQQAASTQEITANLSRVTRAADELKDYIRNLA; from the coding sequence ATGTCAGAAGAGACGAAGATTGACCACGAGCGCCTGCTCGAAGCGATTGAGCGGATTGCGACCTCAACGCAGACGGTTTATGAGGCGATCGAGCAGGTTGCGAAGAGCGCAACGGAGCTTGCGAGCGCGGGACAGGAGTCCGTCAAGCAGGCGAAGTTCCTGCAGGAACGCAACGCCGACACGATCAAGGTCATCGACTTTATCACTAATATCGCAGGACAGACCAATCTGCTTGGTCTGAATGCAGCCATCGAGGCGGCGCGTGCCGGCGAGCAGGGACGCGGCTTTGCCGTTGTCGCTGAGGAGGTACGCAAGCTTGCGGAGCAGTCGCGCGAGGCGACGGAGCGCATTCAGGTAACGCTGAATGAGATGAACCGCGCGGTTGAGGACATCTCAAAGTCCATCGAGACGACCGGCTCCATCAGCGAGCAGCAGGCGGCCTCGACGCAGGAGATCACGGCGAACCTCTCGCGTGTGACGCGTGCGGCGGACGAACTGAAGGACTATATTCGGAATCTTGCTTAA
- the whiA gene encoding DNA-binding protein WhiA translates to MPSFASDVKNALSRTDEERACCQTAELAALLRMGASMVTDGAHGLGLRFEAASAAVARRVIRLLRTMDAAIETSVAMERTPQLRRRTYIVNIAAGEGVTPLLTRLGFLDGGEALRAGTDVLLLRKKCCRAAYLRGAFLGGGSVNRPEASCHLEIAAKSAAMGRALHTLLRRLHFPVGLTDRRDTYVVYLKEGDAVMDFLALIGAEEAAEEIEVARNLKEVRAQVNRLVNVETANLQRAVDAAAVQRAAIERLAAAGRLAELPEELRETAEMRREHPEISMSELAALCHISKSGMSHRLRKICAMAEEV, encoded by the coding sequence ATGCCGTCCTTTGCCTCGGATGTAAAGAACGCGCTCTCACGCACGGATGAGGAGCGTGCGTGCTGCCAGACGGCAGAGCTTGCCGCACTCCTGCGCATGGGCGCCTCCATGGTGACGGATGGAGCGCACGGGCTCGGTCTGCGCTTCGAGGCGGCGAGCGCCGCCGTTGCGCGCCGCGTGATCCGTCTCCTGCGCACGATGGATGCGGCGATCGAGACATCGGTTGCGATGGAACGTACTCCGCAGCTGCGGCGGCGCACATACATTGTCAATATTGCAGCGGGGGAGGGGGTTACCCCGCTCCTCACGCGACTCGGTTTTCTCGACGGCGGGGAGGCGCTCCGTGCGGGCACAGATGTGCTGCTCCTGCGCAAGAAGTGCTGCCGTGCGGCGTATCTGCGCGGCGCATTTCTCGGCGGCGGCAGTGTGAACCGTCCCGAGGCAAGCTGCCATCTCGAGATCGCGGCGAAGAGCGCGGCGATGGGGCGTGCTCTTCACACCCTCCTGCGGCGGCTGCACTTCCCCGTAGGGCTGACCGATCGGCGCGATACCTACGTCGTCTATCTAAAGGAGGGGGACGCAGTCATGGATTTCCTCGCGCTCATCGGCGCGGAGGAGGCGGCAGAGGAGATCGAGGTGGCACGCAATCTGAAGGAAGTACGCGCACAGGTGAACCGTCTTGTCAATGTGGAGACGGCAAATCTGCAGCGTGCAGTAGATGCGGCGGCGGTGCAGCGTGCGGCGATTGAGCGCCTCGCGGCGGCGGGACGGCTCGCCGAGCTGCCTGAGGAGCTGCGCGAGACCGCAGAGATGCGGCGCGAGCATCCGGAGATCAGCATGTCGGAGCTTGCGGCGCTCTGTCACATCAGCAAGTCGGGCATGAGCCATCGCCTGAGGAAGATCTGTGCGATGGCAGAGGAGGTATAG
- a CDS encoding aminotransferase class I/II-fold pyridoxal phosphate-dependent enzyme, translating to MSTPLADAVLRYAGLGVLPMHTPGHKGGRGAHPVLRRFFTEEGLRSDVSLSAELDDLHAPTGCIRAAEELAAEAYGADAAYFMVNGTTGAVHTMLMAALAPGETILVPRNVHRSIVGAMILTGVRPIYMQPEIDTRLGIAMGVSLHTVEAAVREHPEARAALLVYPTYYGVVTELSAIADFLHAHDMLLLTDAAHGAHFAFSDELPPSAMAAGADLSAESTHKLLGSLTQTSMLLARGGLVSTERIRAASGIVQSTSPNELLLASLDLARAQMAEEGQERLAVAIRAAEELRRSINEIEGLWAFGAEYMGADGMAALDPLKITVQVTGLGLSGFAAEEELRRRNVACELADARNVLLLLSYADGARETERVLAALRGMAEEHAPMCTSRGAAAFLALPPLPETALAPRDAYFARSEHVDVGTAEGRIAAETIVFYPPGIPVLAPGDVIDGETLAYLRAMKAIGARVVGAADASLGTLTVIAKG from the coding sequence TTGAGCACGCCGCTTGCGGATGCGGTGCTCCGCTATGCGGGGCTGGGTGTTCTGCCGATGCATACGCCGGGGCACAAGGGCGGGCGCGGGGCGCATCCCGTGCTGCGCCGCTTCTTTACGGAGGAAGGTCTGCGTTCTGATGTCTCGCTCTCGGCGGAACTGGATGATCTCCATGCGCCGACAGGCTGTATCCGTGCGGCGGAGGAGCTTGCGGCAGAGGCGTACGGTGCGGACGCGGCGTACTTTATGGTGAATGGGACGACGGGCGCGGTCCATACAATGCTGATGGCGGCGCTTGCGCCCGGCGAGACTATCCTCGTGCCGCGCAACGTGCACCGCTCTATCGTGGGGGCGATGATCCTTACGGGGGTTCGCCCCATTTATATGCAGCCGGAGATTGACACGCGGCTCGGCATTGCGATGGGGGTGTCGCTGCATACGGTGGAGGCGGCGGTGCGCGAACATCCCGAGGCACGCGCGGCGCTCCTCGTCTATCCAACGTACTACGGTGTGGTGACGGAGCTGTCTGCCATCGCGGACTTCCTGCATGCACACGATATGCTGCTTCTCACGGATGCTGCACATGGAGCGCACTTCGCGTTCTCCGATGAGCTGCCGCCGTCTGCGATGGCGGCGGGTGCGGATCTCTCGGCGGAGAGCACGCACAAGCTGCTCGGCTCGCTGACGCAGACCTCGATGCTGCTCGCACGCGGCGGGCTCGTATCGACGGAGCGGATTCGTGCGGCATCGGGCATCGTGCAGTCGACCAGTCCGAATGAACTGCTGCTCGCCTCGCTCGATCTTGCACGTGCGCAGATGGCGGAGGAGGGACAGGAACGTCTTGCCGTCGCGATTCGTGCGGCAGAGGAGCTGCGCCGCAGCATCAATGAGATCGAAGGGCTTTGGGCGTTTGGTGCAGAGTACATGGGTGCGGACGGGATGGCGGCACTTGATCCGCTGAAGATCACGGTGCAGGTCACAGGACTGGGGCTCTCGGGCTTTGCGGCGGAGGAGGAACTGCGGCGGCGCAATGTCGCGTGTGAGCTTGCCGACGCGCGGAATGTGCTTCTGCTGCTGTCCTATGCGGACGGGGCACGGGAGACGGAGCGGGTCTTGGCGGCACTGCGGGGGATGGCAGAGGAGCATGCGCCGATGTGTACGTCGCGCGGAGCGGCAGCCTTTTTGGCACTGCCGCCGCTTCCGGAGACGGCACTCGCGCCGCGCGATGCGTATTTTGCACGCAGTGAGCATGTTGATGTCGGGACAGCTGAGGGGCGGATCGCGGCGGAGACAATTGTGTTCTATCCGCCGGGGATTCCCGTGCTCGCGCCGGGCGACGTGATTGACGGCGAGACTCTCGCGTATCTGCGTGCGATGAAGGCGATCGGTGCGCGTGTGGTGGGTGCGGCGGATGCGTCGCTCGGAACCTTGACAGTAATTGCGAAAGGCTGA
- a CDS encoding DUF4160 domain-containing protein, giving the protein MPEISLFFGIRITIYYKDHNPPHIHAEYAGNKAAIDIQNACVLSGFLPNRQLKIVLAWCVLYQDELMQNWELVKSGKSPNPVPPMGRM; this is encoded by the coding sequence ATGCCTGAAATCAGTCTGTTCTTTGGCATTCGTATTACAATCTATTACAAAGATCACAACCCTCCGCATATCCATGCAGAATATGCAGGCAACAAAGCGGCGATTGATATACAGAATGCCTGCGTTCTGAGTGGGTTTCTTCCCAATAGACAGTTGAAGATTGTCCTCGCTTGGTGTGTTCTCTATCAGGATGAACTAATGCAGAATTGGGAGTTGGTCAAGAGTGGAAAGTCTCCCAATCCAGTTCCGCCAATGGGAAGGATGTGA
- a CDS encoding sensor histidine kinase gives MRRDERWRLDSRMDERPAEGIEEGQLRRLLSNTIDTIEDNKTQIFDIYQNTRSEVDDARDRLAELRNRVAETIERVDGLTQEEQRAKQRLAEVSRNFADHTEDEIRKTYEAVSIIQINLAIEREKEQSMRVERDKLEIRLRYLYNVVARAEHMALSIGSVLSYLSTQVSGVLWKIEAVQKDKFVGARIIKATEEERYRISREIHDGPAQDLANVLFTTTIAERLMDQDMAEAKNTLVEMREEIRKCLTSVRQIIFDMRPMALDDLGLPQAVEQLIRLFGERGKLRGTFSLEGAHYTLPKHVEIAIFRIVQEALNNVVHHAKTDKVRVRMHYTDQALTVLIADDGVGFDVNRLPEQTENTDETADALDMETQRRLRGRHFGVIGMEERAKIIGAAIQILSEPGKGTKVHLRVQNRMVEEH, from the coding sequence ATGCGCAGAGATGAGAGATGGCGGTTAGACAGCCGGATGGATGAACGGCCCGCAGAGGGCATCGAGGAGGGGCAGCTGCGCAGGCTGCTGTCGAATACGATTGACACGATCGAGGACAATAAGACGCAGATCTTCGATATTTACCAGAATACGCGCAGCGAGGTGGACGATGCGCGCGATCGTCTGGCCGAGCTGCGGAACCGCGTTGCGGAGACGATCGAGCGCGTGGATGGCCTCACGCAAGAGGAACAGCGGGCAAAGCAGCGGCTTGCGGAGGTGAGCCGGAACTTCGCCGACCACACGGAGGATGAGATCCGCAAGACATACGAGGCGGTCTCGATCATCCAGATCAACCTCGCGATCGAGCGCGAGAAGGAGCAGTCCATGCGCGTGGAGCGCGACAAACTCGAGATCCGTCTGCGCTACCTCTACAACGTTGTGGCGCGCGCGGAGCATATGGCGCTCTCGATCGGATCGGTACTCAGCTATCTCAGCACGCAGGTCAGCGGCGTGCTCTGGAAGATCGAGGCGGTGCAGAAGGATAAATTCGTCGGCGCGCGCATCATCAAGGCGACGGAGGAGGAGCGCTACCGCATTTCGCGCGAGATTCACGACGGTCCCGCGCAGGATCTTGCGAATGTTCTCTTTACAACGACCATCGCAGAACGCCTGATGGATCAGGATATGGCGGAGGCGAAGAATACGCTCGTGGAGATGCGCGAGGAGATCCGCAAATGTCTCACGAGTGTGCGCCAGATCATCTTCGATATGCGCCCGATGGCGCTCGATGATCTGGGGCTGCCGCAGGCGGTGGAGCAGCTGATTCGCCTCTTCGGCGAGCGCGGGAAGCTGCGCGGCACATTCAGCCTCGAGGGGGCGCATTACACGCTGCCAAAGCATGTGGAGATTGCGATCTTCCGCATCGTGCAGGAGGCGCTGAACAACGTCGTCCACCATGCCAAGACGGACAAGGTGCGCGTGCGCATGCACTACACGGATCAGGCACTGACGGTCCTCATTGCGGACGATGGCGTCGGTTTCGATGTGAACCGTCTGCCGGAGCAGACGGAGAATACGGATGAGACGGCGGATGCGCTCGATATGGAGACACAGCGCCGTCTGCGCGGACGGCATTTTGGCGTAATCGGCATGGAGGAACGTGCGAAGATCATCGGCGCGGCGATTCAGATTCTCTCCGAGCCGGGCAAGGGGACCAAGGTGCATCTGCGCGTGCAGAACCGCATGGTGGAGGAGCATTGA
- a CDS encoding gluconeogenesis factor YvcK family protein, whose amino-acid sequence MHLIKWLYPGMGFKRWLFVFAVGTLCVGLGAALIFNYKYIDSIEEAIFRFVYTWQGSYNYGFTAIAGAAVALLGTALMLVATRHIIRSVITALMPEGTSTRLVDLVYEKTRLSRGPAVTVIGGGHGLSVLLRGIKELTSNVTAVVTVADDGGSSGRLREELGIIPPGDLRNCLVALADTEPLMEKLFQHRFAGESNLAGHSFGNLFLAAMAEVTGDMETALRESSKVLAVKGRVLPASKQSVRLDAILEDGTVVEGESHIPEVEGRIRRVRLYPQDVAPVPSALEAIRTADAIILGPGSLYTSIMPNLLVNGVAEELRKSRALKIYICNVMTQPGETDGYTAAMHAEAIVRHAGRGAIDFMLVNNAPISDALREKYAAEGIAPVVVDEAQINALGIGFVAADIINQSDAVRHDPDKLSRNVMRMIYDLRVS is encoded by the coding sequence ATGCATCTTATCAAATGGCTCTACCCGGGCATGGGGTTCAAACGATGGCTCTTTGTCTTTGCCGTCGGGACACTCTGTGTGGGGCTTGGAGCTGCACTCATCTTCAACTACAAATACATCGACAGCATCGAGGAGGCAATCTTCCGCTTCGTCTATACGTGGCAGGGCAGTTACAACTACGGTTTCACGGCAATCGCGGGGGCGGCGGTTGCCCTCCTCGGCACTGCACTCATGCTGGTGGCAACACGCCACATCATTCGTTCTGTCATCACAGCGCTGATGCCGGAGGGGACATCGACGCGCCTCGTTGATCTCGTCTACGAAAAGACTCGTCTGAGCCGCGGCCCTGCGGTCACGGTCATTGGCGGCGGCCACGGCCTCTCCGTACTGCTGCGCGGGATCAAGGAGCTGACGAGCAACGTAACGGCGGTTGTGACGGTCGCGGACGACGGCGGTTCCTCGGGACGTCTGCGCGAGGAGCTCGGCATCATCCCGCCGGGCGATCTGCGCAACTGTCTTGTCGCGCTTGCCGACACGGAGCCGCTGATGGAGAAGCTCTTCCAGCACCGCTTTGCGGGCGAGAGCAATCTCGCGGGACACAGCTTCGGCAATCTCTTTCTCGCGGCGATGGCGGAGGTCACGGGCGATATGGAGACGGCACTGCGCGAGTCCTCAAAGGTTCTCGCGGTTAAGGGGCGCGTGCTTCCCGCATCGAAGCAGTCCGTGCGCCTCGACGCGATCCTCGAAGACGGCACCGTAGTCGAGGGCGAGTCGCATATTCCGGAGGTGGAGGGGCGCATTCGCCGCGTGCGCCTCTACCCGCAAGATGTCGCGCCTGTGCCGTCCGCGCTTGAGGCGATCCGCACGGCGGACGCGATCATCCTTGGTCCCGGCAGTCTCTATACGAGCATTATGCCGAACCTTCTCGTAAATGGCGTGGCAGAGGAGCTTCGGAAGAGCCGTGCGCTCAAAATCTACATCTGCAACGTCATGACGCAGCCGGGCGAGACGGACGGCTATACTGCCGCCATGCATGCGGAGGCGATCGTGCGGCATGCGGGGCGCGGGGCAATCGACTTTATGCTCGTCAACAACGCGCCGATTTCCGATGCGCTGCGTGAGAAGTACGCGGCGGAGGGAATTGCGCCCGTTGTGGTGGACGAGGCGCAGATCAATGCGCTCGGCATTGGCTTTGTTGCAGCGGACATCATCAATCAGTCGGATGCCGTGCGGCACGATCCCGACAAGCTCAGCCGCAACGTCATGCGCATGATCTACGATCTGCGGGTGAGCTGA
- a CDS encoding nitrous oxide-stimulated promoter family protein, which yields MSIFSRFLPKRKPPELKNNIPKEKENIRKTFGIYCRKHHSPKDGKLCPSCTALLATVFTKIDRCPYGITKPICDRCDRPCFGTKATQDFLTIMNETQRGMFLRHPIMTIKHKLASMGVDYAKYQQDKKVSDKAKAKEKAAKSRAKEKEKKK from the coding sequence ATGAGCATCTTCTCACGCTTCCTCCCGAAGCGCAAACCACCCGAACTGAAGAACAACATCCCGAAGGAGAAGGAGAACATCCGCAAGACCTTCGGAATCTACTGCAGGAAGCATCACAGCCCGAAGGACGGCAAGCTCTGCCCCTCCTGCACGGCGCTCCTCGCCACCGTCTTTACGAAGATCGACCGCTGCCCCTACGGCATCACAAAACCGATCTGCGACCGCTGCGACCGCCCCTGCTTCGGCACGAAGGCGACGCAGGACTTCCTCACCATCATGAACGAGACGCAACGCGGCATGTTCCTGCGCCACCCGATCATGACGATCAAGCACAAGCTGGCGAGCATGGGCGTTGACTACGCAAAGTACCAGCAGGACAAAAAGGTCAGCGACAAGGCAAAGGCGAAGGAAAAGGCAGCGAAGTCGCGTGCCAAAGAAAAAGAGAAGAAGAAATGA
- a CDS encoding dTMP kinase, translating into MANGKLFIIEAGDGSGKETQTRLLTERLVREGHRVVSVTFPDYEADSSMLVRMYLRGDFGARADDVNAYAASTFFAVDRYASYRTKWRQDYEAGAIILADRYTTSNMVHQAVKLRDEEERDTFLDWLYDFEFRKMGLPLPDAVFFLDMEPCAAERLIAARAREKGGTPDIHERDAAYLARVHDAYRLLAARYGWVRIPSSMDGEPLPIAEIHERLYGEVRRFL; encoded by the coding sequence ATGGCAAACGGAAAACTCTTTATCATCGAGGCGGGGGACGGCTCGGGCAAGGAGACGCAGACACGCCTTCTCACGGAGCGGCTCGTGCGGGAGGGACATCGCGTTGTATCCGTCACGTTTCCCGACTATGAGGCGGATTCCTCCATGCTCGTGCGGATGTATCTGCGCGGCGACTTCGGCGCACGCGCGGACGATGTGAATGCCTATGCGGCATCGACGTTCTTCGCTGTTGACCGCTACGCTTCCTATCGGACGAAGTGGAGGCAGGACTATGAGGCGGGTGCGATCATTCTCGCGGACCGTTACACCACGTCGAACATGGTGCATCAGGCGGTGAAACTCAGGGACGAGGAGGAACGCGACACGTTTCTCGACTGGCTCTATGATTTTGAGTTCCGCAAGATGGGGCTGCCCTTGCCCGATGCCGTGTTCTTCCTCGACATGGAGCCGTGTGCGGCAGAGCGGCTGATTGCGGCGCGTGCGAGGGAAAAGGGCGGTACGCCCGATATCCACGAGCGCGATGCCGCCTATCTCGCACGTGTTCATGATGCCTACCGCCTCCTTGCCGCACGCTACGGCTGGGTACGGATTCCGTCAAGCATGGACGGGGAGCCGCTGCCGATCGCGGAGATCCATGAGAGACTGTATGGGGAAGTGCGGAGATTTTTGTGA
- a CDS encoding DUF2442 domain-containing protein — MDSRFFPEVLQVVPGDNYTVYAYFNDGTVRCYDASELVMGTGVFAHLRDRQVFVSTMTVMNGSVAWDLEGNRDATKCIDIDPFVLYEAPVVKDPLEESEQQKAS; from the coding sequence ATGGATTCTCGTTTTTTCCCCGAAGTACTGCAGGTTGTCCCTGGTGACAACTATACCGTCTACGCATATTTCAACGACGGGACGGTACGGTGTTATGATGCTTCGGAGCTTGTCATGGGTACGGGCGTTTTTGCACATCTGCGTGATCGGCAGGTTTTTGTAAGTACGATGACGGTCATGAATGGTTCTGTGGCGTGGGATCTCGAAGGAAATCGCGACGCGACGAAATGTATTGACATCGATCCCTTTGTCCTCTATGAAGCCCCTGTTGTGAAAGATCCTCTCGAAGAATCTGAGCAGCAGAAAGCATCGTAA
- the rapZ gene encoding RNase adapter RapZ, whose translation MGEAKRATEKFRPVIVTGLSGGGKSLAARYMEDLGYFCVDNLPPVFIPKFIDLCRETHGQISRAAIVVDTRSREFFDDFVRVLGELDAGDVAYELLFIEASDDVIIRRYKETRRPHPLAPDARISEGVTRERGQLASVRARATQLIDTSNLRKAELRDIIRQHYDTPGRDAEMNVNILSFGFKYGIPLDADLVFDVRFLPNPFYVDSLRNKSGTVPQVASYIESWDVTQKFEQQLDGMIDFLLPNYVKEGKSQLVIAVGCTGGMHRSVFIAKHLYDRIKGSYAARLEHRDLMKNEVQEHVSEG comes from the coding sequence ATGGGGGAAGCAAAACGGGCGACGGAGAAATTCCGCCCGGTGATCGTGACGGGGCTGTCGGGCGGCGGAAAATCGCTCGCGGCACGCTATATGGAGGATCTTGGCTACTTCTGCGTGGACAATCTTCCGCCGGTATTCATTCCGAAGTTCATCGACCTCTGCCGCGAGACACACGGACAGATCAGCCGTGCGGCGATCGTTGTGGACACGCGCAGCCGTGAGTTCTTCGATGATTTCGTCCGCGTCCTCGGAGAGCTGGATGCGGGCGATGTCGCCTATGAGCTGCTCTTCATCGAGGCGTCCGACGACGTCATCATTCGCCGCTACAAGGAGACGCGCCGTCCGCATCCGCTCGCACCCGATGCGCGCATCTCGGAGGGAGTGACGCGCGAACGCGGACAGCTCGCTTCCGTGCGTGCGCGTGCGACGCAGCTGATCGACACATCGAATCTGCGCAAGGCGGAGCTTCGCGACATCATCCGTCAGCACTACGATACGCCGGGGCGGGACGCGGAGATGAATGTCAATATCCTCTCGTTCGGCTTCAAATACGGCATCCCGCTCGATGCCGATCTTGTCTTTGACGTGCGCTTCCTGCCGAATCCGTTCTACGTGGATTCGCTGCGCAATAAGAGCGGTACCGTCCCGCAGGTCGCTTCCTACATCGAGTCGTGGGACGTGACGCAGAAGTTCGAGCAACAGCTCGACGGGATGATTGACTTCCTCCTGCCCAACTATGTGAAGGAAGGCAAGAGCCAGCTCGTCATTGCCGTCGGCTGTACGGGCGGCATGCATCGCAGCGTATTCATCGCAAAGCATCTCTACGATCGCATCAAGGGCAGCTATGCGGCGCGTCTCGAGCATCGCGATCTCATGAAGAACGAGGTGCAGGAGCACGTCAGCGAGGGGTAA
- a CDS encoding polysaccharide deacetylase family protein produces the protein MIRGIVRRLSAGLPLPVLLLAAFAGWILTAEVPAGFPILEYHMVKEDAPPKAKPYVVPPEDFAAQLDYLLAEGYTTITPQDYARARKGKQELPEKPIILSFDDGYEDNYRVILPMLEERGMKAVFYVVTNDIGLPGYMTWDNLFDMERRGMEIGSHTANHIPLTELPPEKQRDELRLSKLMLEWKGMKTIYSFSYPNGAYDAGIVAMLQEEEYLTAVTGDAGLNDRATNPYLLRRVNIAPPRLGLTEFRLRLMKADIAARLDARIAQLPEGLRLGIAQMWGTLRRDD, from the coding sequence TTGATCAGAGGAATTGTACGGCGGCTTTCCGCGGGACTGCCGCTGCCGGTACTCCTGCTCGCCGCGTTTGCGGGCTGGATTCTGACAGCAGAGGTACCTGCGGGCTTTCCCATTCTGGAGTACCATATGGTGAAGGAGGATGCGCCGCCGAAGGCAAAACCCTATGTGGTCCCGCCCGAGGATTTTGCTGCGCAGCTGGATTACCTTCTTGCAGAGGGATATACGACGATCACGCCGCAGGACTACGCGCGTGCGCGCAAGGGAAAGCAGGAGCTGCCCGAGAAGCCCATTATTCTCTCCTTTGACGACGGCTATGAGGACAACTACCGCGTCATCCTGCCGATGCTTGAGGAGCGCGGCATGAAAGCGGTGTTCTATGTGGTGACGAATGACATCGGGCTCCCCGGCTATATGACATGGGACAATCTCTTTGACATGGAGCGGCGCGGCATGGAGATCGGCAGCCACACGGCGAACCACATTCCACTGACGGAGCTTCCGCCCGAAAAGCAGCGCGATGAGCTGCGCCTCTCGAAGCTGATGCTCGAGTGGAAGGGGATGAAGACGATCTACAGCTTCTCCTATCCAAACGGTGCCTATGATGCGGGGATTGTTGCCATGCTCCAAGAGGAGGAGTATCTGACCGCCGTGACGGGCGACGCGGGGCTGAATGATCGGGCGACGAATCCGTATCTCCTGCGGCGTGTCAACATTGCGCCGCCGCGCCTGGGGCTGACGGAGTTCCGTCTGCGTCTGATGAAGGCGGACATCGCCGCGCGTCTGGATGCGCGGATCGCGCAGCTGCCGGAGGGACTGCGCTTAGGGATTGCACAGATGTGGGGCACACTGCGCAGGGATGATTGA